A single genomic interval of Pochonia chlamydosporia 170 chromosome 7, whole genome shotgun sequence harbors:
- a CDS encoding serine racemase (similar to Magnaporthe oryzae 70-15 XP_003712243.1): MADISTTLPLSRSSVISAHELIKPHVHRTPVLTNTTLSTLASTPRTADDLKGTRFEGRTPAKPKIRLWFKCENLQRIGAFKVRGAFHALGRLMLEEGWVEGGGKERGVVTHSSGNHAQALALAARESSVKAHIIMPTISMPQKIAATKGYGANVYFSGSTSVEREALANKVISETGARLIPPYDHPDIMLGQGTMGLELQEQVAELQTKDPYSSGTKGLQGIITPCGGGGMLSGVALSAEGTGIKVFGAEPSYQGADDGKRGYESGERVTSVSTLTVADGLRTPVGEWPWKVIYERRLVSGMYSVTEEEITRAMRLVLERMKVVVEPSACVGLAVALFDEDFRAMVEREGGEEGWDLGIVFSGGNVGVDAIGRLFSES; the protein is encoded by the exons ATGGCCGACATATCCACCACCCTCCCTCTATCGAGGTCATCCGTCATCTCGGCCCACGAGCTCATCAAACCACACGTCCACCGCACGCCCGTCCTCACAAACACAACTCTCTCTACACTTGCGTCCACGCCCCGAACTGCCGACGACCTAAAGGGCACGCGCTTCGAAGGCAGGACACCCGCAAAGCCCAAGATCAGACTGTGGTTCAAATGTGAGAATCTGCAGAGAATTGGGGCGTTTAAAGTCCGGGGGGCGTTTCACGCGCTGGGACGGCTGATGCTCGAGGAGGGGTGGGTTGAGGGCGGTGGCAAGGAGAGGGGAGTCGTTACACATAGTTCTG GCAACCATGCCCAGGCGCTGGCTCTCGCGGCGCGCGAATCCTCCGTAAAAGCACACATCATCATGCCCACCATCTCTATGCCGCAAAAGATAGCCGCGACAAAGGGCTACGGCGCGAACGTCTACTTCAGCGGCAGCACGTCCGTCGAGCGAGAAGCCCTCGCCAACAAAGTCATTTCCGAGACAGGCGCACGACTCATACCCCCCTACGACCACCCGGACATTATGCTCGGCCAGGGAACCATGGGTCTCGAACTACAGGAACAAGTTGCGGAGCTGCAAACGAAAGATCCGTACTCGTCCGGGACGAAGGGCCTTCAGGGCATCATCACCCCCTGCGGCGGAGGGGGCATGCTCTCGGGGGTAGCACTCTCCGCAGAAGGCACGGGGATAAAGGTCTTTGGTGCGGAGCCGTCGTACCAGGGCGCCGATGACGGGAAGAGGGGGTACGAAAGCGGCGAGAGGGTGACGAGCGTGAGTACGCTGACGGTGGCGGATGGGTTGAGGACCCCGGTGGGCGAGTGGCCGTGGAAGGTGATTTACGAGAGGAGGCTCGTGAGCGGGATGTATAGCGTTACGGAGGAGGAGATCACGAGGGCGATGaggttggtgctggagaGGATGAAGGTGGTTGTGGAGCCGAGTGCGTGTGTTGGGCTGGCGGTTGCGTTGTTTGATGAGGATTTTAGGGCGATGGTGGAGAGGGAGGGCGGGGAGGAGGGTTGGGATTTGGGGATTGTGTTTAGTGGTGGGAATGTGGGGGTTGATGCTATCGGGAGGTTGTTCTCTGAAAGTTAA
- a CDS encoding NEDD8-conjugating enzyme Ubc12 (similar to Fusarium graminearum PH-1 XP_011319055.1) — protein sequence MLKIWSMKKEQKLAENAEGQAGGGKKKKVTAAQLRVQKDLSELSLGSTMRTEFPDPDDILNFVLTIEPDEGMYRGGRFTFDFAINQNFPHEPPKVRCREKIYHPNIDLEGKVCLNILREDWKPVLNLNAVIVGLQFLFLEPNASDPLNKEAAEDLRSNREAFKRNVRTSMGGGSIKGTPYDRVLK from the exons atgttgaagatATGGTCCATG AAAAAGGAGCAGAAGCTGGCGGAGAATGCAGAGGGCCAAGCTGGcggaggaaagaagaagaaggtgacgGCCGCGCAGTTGAGAGTTCAAAAGG ATTTATCCGAGCTGTCTCTTGGTTCAACGATGAGAACCGAGTTTCCCGACCCAGACGACATTCTCAACTTTGTCTTGACCATCGAGCCTGACGAGGGTATGTACCGGGGCGGCCGATTTACGTTCGACTTTGCGATCAATCAGAACTTTCCGCACGAGCCTCCGAAAGTAAGGTGCAGGGAGAAGATTTATCACCCGAATATTGATTTGGAGGGGAAGGTGTGCCTGAACATTTTGAGGGAGGACTGGAAGCCGGTTTTGAATTTGAATGCGGTCATAGTGGGATTGCAG tttttgttcttggaaCCCAACGCATCAGACCctttgaacaaggaagcTGCTGAGGATTTGCGGAGTAACAGAGAGGCATTCAAGCGCAACGTTCGAACGTCCATGGGCGGAGGAAGCATTAAGGGCACGCCATACGATCGGGTACTCAAATGA
- a CDS encoding chitin synthase G (similar to Aspergillus terreus NIH2624 XP_001212681.1) has translation MAYNGQGHGQGQGHEYGGHPMQDLPSGGNYHIPPHDHDEDARGYLLNEPPPHGYDHDRLGAGTPPDRPVSAYSLTESYAPNASQLPPAGSGGFNDNGFGQYGQAQGFGNPYDRPLSAVHDEEESWMQRQQQPGGMSQGGGLKRYNTRKVKLVQGSVLSIDYPVPSAIKNAVQPRYRDVEGGNEEFMKMRYTAATCDPNDFTLKNGYDLRPRMYNRHTELLIAITYYNEDKVLLSRTLHGVMQNIRDIVNLKKSTFWNKGGPAWQKIVVCLVFDGIEKADKNTLDVLATVGVYQDGVIKKDVDGKETVAHIFEYTSQLSVTPSQQLIRPTGDSPQNLPPVQFIFCLKQKNSKKINSHRWLFNAFGRILNPEVTILIDAGTKPSPRSLLALWEGFYNDKDLGGACGEIHAMLGKGGKKLINPLVAVQNFEYKISNILDKPLESSFGYVSVLPGAFSAYRFRAIMGRPLEQYFHGDHTLSKILGKKGIDGMNIFKKNMFLAEDRILCFELVAKAGQKWHLTYIKAAKGETDVPEGAAEFISQRRRWLNGSFAASLYSLMHFGRLYKSGHNIIRMFFFHIQMIYNVLNVIFSWFSLASYYLTTTVIMDLVGTPVVASSNAAEHHGWPFGDAATPIINALLKYLYLAFVILQFILALGNRPKGSKFTYIASFMIFGLIQGYILVLSGYLVARAFKDPISEQIKLDSSEDFVRSFFSGSSAAGVILIALITIYGLYFLASFLYLDPWHMFHSFPYYLLLMSTYINILMVYAFNNWHDVSWGTKGSDKAEALPSANVTKGEKNEVVVEEIEKEQEDIDSQFEQTVRRALAPFKDVEEIEKKDVEDSYKSFRTGLVVSWLFSNILLVVVITSDNFNSFGIGKSASVRTANFFKFLLYATAALSIVRFIGFLWFLGKTGIMCCFARR, from the exons ATGGCATACAACGGCCAAGGTCACGGCCAGGGCCAGGGCCATGAATATGGCGGACACCCAATGCAAGATCTCCCGTCGGGCGGCAAC TATCACATCCCTCCTCATGACCATGATGAGGATGCCCGTGGCTATTTGCTAAATGAACCTCCCCCACACGGCTACGATCACGACCGTCTTGGTGCTGGCACGCCCCCTGACCGACCCGTCTCCGCCTACAGTCTTACCGAGTCGTATGCTCCTAATGCATCACAACTCCCTCCAGCTGGCTCTGGTGGCTTCAATGATAATGGATTTGGTCAGTATGGACAAGCCCAGGGGTTTGGCAACCCTTATGATCGCCCTCTCTCGGCGGtgcatgatgaggaagagagcTGGATGCAGcgacagcagcagcctggcGGCATGAGCCAGGGTGGCGGTCTGAAGCGCTACAACACCAGAAAAGTCAAGCTGGTACAAGGATCCGTCTTGAGCATCGATTACCCCGTCCCAAGCGCCATCAAGAACGCTGTTCAGCCTCGTTACCGTGATGTTGAAGGCGGCAACGAAGAGTTCATGAAGATGCGATACACCGCCGCCACCTGCGACCCCAATGATTTTACCCTGAAGAATGGTTACGATTTGCGTCCTCGTATGTATAACCGACATACAGAGCTGCTCATTGCTATTACCTACTACAACGAGGACAAGGTGTTGCTGTCGCGAACACTGCACGGTGTTATGCAGAATATTCGAGATATAGTTAATCTCAAGAAGTCTACTTTCTGGAACAAAGGTGGCCCGGCCTGGCAGAAGATTGTTGTCTGCCTGGTCTTTGACGGTATTGAGAAGGCCGACAAGAACACGCTTGACGTTCTTGCTACTGTTGGTGTTTATCAGGACGGTGTCATCAAGAAGGACGTTGACGGCAAGGAAACCGTCGCTCACATCTTTGAATACACCAGTCAGCTGTCCGTGACCCCCAGTCAGCAGCTGATTCGACCAACTGGCGACAGCCCTCAGAACCTGCCACCCGTGCAGTTCATCTTCTGTCTCAAGCAGAAGAatagcaagaagatcaaTTCCCACAGATGGTTGTTCAACGCCTTTGGCCGAATCCTGAATCCCGAAGTCACAATTCTCATCGACGCCGGTACGAAACCTAGCCCTCGATCCCTCCTCGCGCTCTGGGAAGGATTTTACAACGACAAGGATCTCGGTGGCGCTTGTGGTGAGATTCACGCCATGTTGGGCAAGGGAGGCAAGAAGCTTATCAACCCCCTTGTTGCCGTCCAGAACTTTGAGTACAAGATTTCCAATATTCTTGACAAACCTTTGGAGAGTTCTTTCGGTTACGTTTCCGTCTTGCCTGGTGCCTTCTCTGCTTATCGATTCCGAGCCATCATGGGCCGCCCCCTCGAGCAGTACTTCCATGGTGACCACACGCTGTCCAAAATCCTTGGCAAGAAGGGTATTGACGGTATGAACATCTTCAAAAAGAACATGTTCTTGGCTGAAGATCGTATTCTGTGTTTCGAACTTGTCGCCAAGGCCGGCCAGAAATGGCATTTGACCTATatcaaggctgccaagggtGAGACCGATGTGCCTGAGGGTGCTGCCGAGTTCATCAGCCAGCGTCGACGTTGGTTGAACGGTTCCTTTGCTGCCTCTCTGTATTCGCTCATGCATTTCGGAAGACTGTACAAGAGTGGTCACAACATCATTCgcatgttcttcttccacattCAGATGATTTACAACGTTCTCAAcgtcatcttctcctggTTCTCGCTGGCTTCTTACTACCTCACCACTACTGTCATCATGGATCTGGTCGGTACGCCTGTCGTCGCCTCCTCTAATGCCGCAGAGCACCACGGCTGGCCTTTTGGTGATGCAGCCACGCCCATTATCAATGCGCTGCTCAAGTACCTGTATTTGGCCTTTGTCATCCTGCAGTTTATTCTGGCATTGGGTAACCGGCCAAAGGGCTCCAAGTTCACATACATTGCCTCATTTATGATATTCGGCCTGATCCAAGGATATATTCTTGTCCTGTCTGGATACTTGGTTGCCCGAGCCTTCAAGGACCCCATTTCGGAACAGATCAAGCTCGATTCCAGCGAGGATTTCGTGCGTAGTTTCTTCTCTGGCTCTAGTGCAGCCGGTGTGATTCTCATTGCTTTGATCACCATTTACGGCCTCTACTTCCTGGCGTCGTTCTTGTATCTCGACCCTTGGCACATGTTCCACTCCTTCCCGTACTATCTGCTTCTCATGTCCACCTACATCAACATTCTCATGGTCTATGCCTTCAACAACTGGCACGATGTCTCCTGGGGAACCAAGGGTTCAGACAAAGCTGAAGCGCTTCCATCTGCGAATGTAACCAAGGGCGAAAAGAACGAAGTCGTTGTGGAGGAAATCGaaaaggaacaagaagatATTGACAGTCAATTTGAACAAACGGTCCGACGAGCTCTTGCGCCCTTCAAGGATGTGGAAGAaatcgagaagaaggacgtCGAGGACTCGTACAAATCCTTCCGTACCGGCCTGGTTgtttcttggctcttttcCAATATtttgcttgtggttgttATTACCAGCGACAACTTCAACTCATTTGGCATCGGA AAATCCGCTTCTGTTCGTACTGCCAACTTTTTCAAGTTCCTGCTGTACGCAACGGCTGCATTGTCTATTGTTCGATTCATTGGATTCTTGTGGTTCTTGGGTAAGACGGGTATAATGTGCTGCTTCGCTCGCAGATAA
- a CDS encoding ketol-acid reductoisomerase, mitochondrial precursor (similar to Aspergillus terreus NIH2624 XP_001212687.1), translated as MASRGFSKSLRAARQLAAPRVQQRSYIAARQLVRAATAARPAVGVAQQQVRGVKTIDFAGHKEDVYERSDWPQEKLLEYFKNDTLALIGYGSQGHGQGLNLRDNGLNVIVGVRKNGKSWKDAIQDGWVPGKNLFEVDDAISRGTIVMNLLSDAAQSETWPAIKPQLVEGKTLYFSHGFSPVFKDLTKVDVPKNIDVILCAPKGSGRTVRSLFREGRGINSSFAVFQDVTGKAKEKAIAMGVAIGSGYLYETTFEKEVYSDLYGERGCLMGGIHGMFLAQYEVLRERGHSPSEAFNETVEEATQSLYPLIGANGMDWMYEACSTTARRGAIDWTPKFKDALKPVFNDLYNSVKDGSETQRSLDYNGQADYRQKYEAEMEEIRNLEIWRAGKAVRALRPENQK; from the exons ATGGCCTCAAGAGGTTTCTCCAAGTCCCTGCGCGCAGCTCGCCAGCTGGCCGCTCCCCGTGTTCAGCAGCGCTCCTACATCGCTGCCAGACAGCTTGTCCGagctgctactgctgctCGTCCTGCCGTTGGCGTTGCTCAGCAGCAGGTTCGTGGTGTCAAGACCATTGACTTTGCTGGTCACAAGGAGGATGTCTACG AGCGCTCTGACTGGCCTCAGGAGAAGCTCCTG GAATACTTCAAGAACGACACTCTGGCTCTTATCGGCTATGGCTCCCAGGGTCACGGCCAGGGTCTGAACCTCCGCGACAACGGCCTCAACGTCATCGTCGGTGTTCGTAAGAATGGCAAGTCCTGGAAGGACGCTATTCAGGATGGCTGGGTTCCCGGAAAGAACCTTTTCGAGGTTGACGATGCCATCTCCCGTGGTACCATTGTCATGAACCTTCTCTCCGATGCCGCCCAGTCCGAGACTTGGCCCGCCATCAAGCCCCAGCTCGTTGAGGGCAAG ACCCTTTACTTCTCCCACGGCTTCTCCCCCGTCTTCAAGGACCTCACCAAGGTCGACGTCCCCAAGAACATTGATGTCATTCTTTGCGCTCCCAAGGGCTCTGGCCGCACTGTCCGATCCCTGTTCCGTGAGGGCCGTGGTATCAACTCCTCCTTCGCCGTGTTCCAGGATGTGAccggcaaggccaaggagaaggctATTGCCATGGGTGTCGCCATTGGTTCCGGCTACCTGTATGAGACCACCTTCGAGAAGGAGGTCTACTCTGACCTTTACGGTGAGCGTGGCTGCCTCATGGGCGGTATCCACGGCATGTTCCTCGCTCAGTACGAGGTCCTGCGTGAGCGCGGCCACAGCCCCAGCGAGGCTTTCAACGAGACTGTTGAGGAGGCCACTCAGAGCTTGTACCCCCTGattggtgccaatggcatgGATTGGATGTACGAGGCTTGCTCCACCACTGCCCGCCGTGGTGCCATCGACTGGAcccccaagttcaaggatGCCCTGAAGCCCGTCTTCAACGACCTGTACAATAGCGTCAAGGATGGTTCCGAGACCCAGCGATCTCTGGACTACAACGGCCAGGCCGACTACCGCCAGAAGTATGAggctgagatggaggagatCCGAAATCTGGAGATCTGGAGAGCGGGCAAGGCTGTTCG CGCTCTGCGACCCGAGAACCAGAAATAA
- a CDS encoding OPY2 protein (similar to Metarhizium acridum CQMa 102 XP_007810157.1) has protein sequence MIEQTPYFVARDVAEVDEILKRLSLNRRDDKCVQCDDTSKLKCPACPSGESCQFTVPVNCSQCPRSFCSKDTTPIGNGGDSGGGDKGSSGPSAGPIAGGVIGGLAAIAIITYLIWRFVIKPKRASNPHQSVYETEANPSRSIEKDNASRMTRRSSTHTVHSIASTVLTRASNIIQIAYIPGVTNRATPTSPTVLVPPVPPIPMQHSEGSRDSAQDDQHFFVPGNLRDSTYSGISSFSDRTSYAPRSSIASTIYGKQAQIQTPAQTGMRAKPTVVSVKSAGTSSPNTPPVPSIDFERFGPGRPESAASNFSVGSTYLNNANTAQHGRAQVVKLGSGLKKIEIAARSDASVSSTSLASASSKASSGAIPIVAESPSSDQGPFSDPPERKVNVISTPTLGSVMEEAEERRGVDKSDRPGSGDRGRSPFSDAHATKD, from the exons ATGATTGAGCAAACCCCTTATTTTGTCGCCAGGGACGTGGCAGAGGTGGATGAGA TTCTCAAACGCCTCAGCCTCAACCGACGAGACGATAAATGCGTCCAGTGCGACGACACTTCGAAGCTCAAATGTCCCGCCTGCCCCTCTGGCGAGAGCTGCCAGTTTACCGTCCCTGTGAACTGCTCACAATGCCCCAGATCATTCTGCAGTAAAGATACCACCCCTATTGGCAACGGAGGCGATAGTGGCGGTGGTGATAAAGGCAGTAGTGGCCCCAGCGCAGGCCCAATTGCAGGAGGTGTGATCGGtggccttgccgccatcgccattaTCACGTATCTCATTTGGAGATTTGTGATCAAACCGAAGCGAGCGTCGAACCCTCATCAGTCCGTCTATGAGACGGAAGCCAACCCTAGCCGTAGCATTGAAAAGGACAATGCATCGAGAATGACCCGCCGGTCATCAACGCACACGGTGCACTCTATCGCTTCAACAGTTCTCACACGAGCCTCCAATATTATCCAAATTGCTTACATCCCTGGTGTCACCAACCGAGCCACGCCAACTTCACCGACCGTTCTCGTTCCGCCTGTTCCTCCGATTCCCATGCAACATTCCGAGGGCAGCCGCGATAGTGCCCAGGATGATCAGCACTTCTTCGTCCCAGGCAACCTTCGAGACTCCACATACTCGGGCATCTCGTCATTCTCCGACCGCACCTCGTATGCACCGCGATCCAGTATTGCTTCCACCATCTACGGCAAGCAGGCTCAGATTCAAACACCCGCCCAGACTGGCATGCGAGCCAAGCCTACTGTTGTCAGCGTTAAGTCCGCTGGCACCAGTTCCCCCAACACGCCTCCAGTGCCGTCTATCGACTTTGAGAGGTTTGGTCCTGGTCGCCCTGAGAGTGCAGCAAGCAACTTCAGTGTCGGCTCAACATATCTGAACAACGCAAACACAGCCCAACACGGCCGAGCTCAAGTCGTCAAGCTTGGCAGCGGATTGAAAAAGATTGAAATTGCTGCCAGGTCTGATGCCAGCGTCTCATCAACGTCATTAGCATCCGCTTCGTCCAAGGCTAGCTCAGGTGCCATCCCTATCGTTGCAGAATCACCATCAAGCGACCAAGGGCCGTTCTCAGACCCACCGGAGCGAAAGGTCAACGTAATCAGCACTCCTACCTTGGGATCTGTtatggaagaagctgaagagcgCCGAGGAGTCGACAAGTCTGACAGACCCGGCTCCGGGGACCGTGGTCGAAGTCCCTTTAGCGACGCCCATGCCACCAAGGACTGA